Proteins encoded together in one uncultured Desulfosarcina sp. window:
- a CDS encoding alpha-ketoacid dehydrogenase subunit beta, whose protein sequence is MQSFGMGQAINQALREEMLRDYDVFLAGEGIGVGIHSSPMLPTAGLLKDFGAKRVRDTPVSEAAIAGLAVGAAAVGLKPVVEIMFNPFFTLASDMIVNHAAKLRYLSGGKSAFPLVVRIKSGAGFGAGCQHSHNLEAWAAHCPGLKVVMPATPADAKGLLKSAIRDPNPVIFIEDMMLYFVPGPVPEEDYLIPIGQADVKRQGKDVTLVTWSKMVGVALKAAEQLAREGIDLEIVDLRTLVPMDKKTLLDSVRKTGRLVVLHEATRTGGFAGEVSAVVMEEAFDRLKAPLRRVTGPDIPVPASPPLERFYIPSEKNLISAVKEIVAK, encoded by the coding sequence ATGCAGTCATTTGGAATGGGACAGGCCATCAATCAGGCACTCAGAGAAGAAATGCTGCGGGATTACGATGTATTCCTGGCCGGAGAGGGAATCGGAGTGGGTATCCACAGCAGCCCGATGCTTCCCACCGCCGGCTTATTGAAAGATTTTGGTGCGAAACGGGTGAGGGATACTCCCGTTTCAGAAGCGGCCATCGCAGGATTGGCGGTAGGAGCAGCAGCGGTCGGGCTAAAGCCGGTGGTGGAAATCATGTTCAATCCTTTTTTCACCCTTGCTTCGGATATGATCGTCAATCATGCCGCCAAACTGCGGTACTTATCGGGCGGTAAATCCGCTTTTCCGCTTGTCGTGCGCATCAAAAGCGGTGCCGGCTTCGGTGCCGGCTGTCAGCATTCGCACAACCTGGAAGCGTGGGCGGCCCACTGCCCGGGACTGAAGGTCGTCATGCCCGCCACACCGGCCGATGCCAAAGGCCTTTTAAAGTCGGCGATCCGGGATCCAAATCCCGTAATTTTCATTGAAGACATGATGCTTTATTTCGTTCCCGGCCCGGTGCCAGAGGAGGATTATCTGATTCCCATAGGACAGGCCGACGTTAAACGTCAGGGTAAAGATGTTACCCTGGTTACATGGTCCAAGATGGTGGGGGTGGCTTTGAAGGCGGCCGAACAGTTGGCCCGGGAGGGGATAGACCTGGAGATCGTAGACCTGCGCACACTTGTTCCGATGGATAAAAAGACGCTCCTTGATTCTGTACGCAAGACCGGTCGCCTGGTTGTATTGCATGAGGCCACTCGAACCGGCGGTTTTGCCGGTGAAGTCTCAGCTGTGGTGATGGAAGAGGCTTTTGATCGCTTAAAAGCGCCGCTGCGGCGGGTGACCGGCCCTGACATACCGGTCCCTGCCAGTCCGCCTCTGGAGCGTTTTTACATTCCCAGCGAGAAAAATCTTATTTCGGCGGTAAAAGAAATCGTTGCAAAATGA
- a CDS encoding thiamine pyrophosphate-dependent dehydrogenase E1 component subunit alpha codes for MKIPRQKKMEMLRSLLLSRRFEEKLTELCKIEHKIPGMMILCTGQEAVGAGVCAALQPEDVIITNHRSHSHLLAKGADPKALMAEIFGKRTGCNKGKSGTLHMAVPEVNALCTTTVVGGGPPIAVGVAFAQQYRAEKQVTVCFIGDGAANEGAVHEALNLASVWALPVIFVCENNLYAGAQRYEEHTKVPNIADRAAGYAMPGVVVDGNDALAVYESAVEARVRAAAGSGPTLIEYKTYRWRGHGEADLQIYQPKEEIAAWQAMCPIPKLRGEMLAQGLISKDELGELETRIDTIVQDAIRFAEESPYPEPPEALEDLFA; via the coding sequence ATGAAGATTCCCAGGCAAAAGAAGATGGAAATGCTCCGATCATTGCTGCTTTCCCGCAGATTCGAGGAGAAGCTGACGGAACTATGCAAGATCGAGCATAAAATTCCAGGAATGATGATCCTGTGTACCGGGCAGGAGGCCGTCGGTGCGGGCGTATGTGCGGCACTTCAACCGGAGGATGTGATCATCACCAACCACCGCAGCCACAGTCATTTATTGGCCAAGGGGGCTGATCCCAAGGCACTGATGGCTGAAATATTCGGCAAACGCACGGGCTGCAATAAAGGAAAAAGCGGAACCCTGCACATGGCGGTACCCGAGGTCAATGCGCTCTGCACAACCACCGTGGTCGGTGGCGGACCGCCCATTGCCGTAGGCGTTGCCTTTGCCCAACAGTACCGGGCGGAAAAACAGGTAACGGTCTGTTTTATCGGAGATGGCGCCGCCAACGAGGGGGCCGTTCACGAAGCCCTGAATCTGGCGAGTGTCTGGGCGCTTCCGGTAATCTTCGTGTGCGAGAACAATCTCTACGCCGGCGCTCAGCGCTATGAAGAACACACCAAAGTGCCGAACATCGCCGATCGGGCAGCCGGTTATGCGATGCCTGGTGTCGTGGTCGATGGCAACGATGCGCTGGCAGTATACGAATCGGCCGTGGAGGCCCGTGTACGCGCTGCTGCAGGAAGTGGCCCCACCCTGATCGAATACAAAACCTACCGCTGGCGAGGCCATGGCGAAGCCGATCTGCAGATCTATCAGCCCAAGGAAGAGATCGCGGCGTGGCAGGCAATGTGTCCCATCCCTAAACTTCGCGGTGAAATGCTTGCCCAAGGGCTTATCAGCAAAGATGAACTAGGCGAACTGGAAACACGCATCGATACCATTGTGCAGGATGCGATCCGCTTTGCAGAGGAAAGCCCTTATCCCGAACCACCCGAGGCCCTTGAGGATCTATTCGCATAA
- the glk gene encoding glucokinase has translation MILTVDIGGTHTRLAMVEEALPDIRLAHFRSYRSAEYRDIEKIVRHYEDFTDIKADSAVIGVPGPVLDGTAKATNLPWKLEDERLADQLRFSSVKLINDVEALGYAIDVLAPDDLVRLNPGCHYPDAPAAVIAPGTGLGEAYVLPVGSGYRVFPSEGGHAGFAPSSALQRQLLEYLIADQNYVSVESVCSGPGIGNIYRFLRERKICIEPQRLKEAIEKSADQAGTIAQNALSEGQAEAIATQTLDLFSAILGAEAGNLALTLAARNGVYIGGGIAPQILPFLQKDLFMQSFLNKGPLSRFVADIPVCVICKPEANLYGLANFARKSQQAR, from the coding sequence ATGATCCTCACGGTCGATATTGGCGGCACCCACACCCGTTTGGCGATGGTCGAAGAAGCCTTGCCCGACATCCGGCTTGCGCATTTCAGGTCCTATAGAAGCGCGGAATATCGGGATATCGAAAAAATCGTACGACATTATGAGGACTTTACCGACATCAAGGCAGATAGCGCTGTTATCGGCGTGCCCGGGCCGGTCCTCGATGGAACGGCCAAAGCAACCAATTTGCCGTGGAAACTGGAAGACGAGCGGCTTGCCGACCAGCTTCGTTTTTCCTCCGTAAAGTTGATCAACGATGTGGAAGCCCTGGGCTATGCCATCGATGTATTGGCGCCCGATGACCTTGTGCGGTTGAATCCGGGCTGCCATTACCCGGACGCGCCCGCAGCCGTCATCGCGCCCGGAACCGGCCTGGGAGAAGCGTACGTGTTGCCTGTCGGCAGCGGGTATCGCGTTTTTCCTTCCGAGGGAGGCCACGCGGGTTTTGCGCCTTCCAGTGCGCTGCAGCGCCAACTGCTGGAATATCTGATTGCGGACCAAAATTATGTGAGCGTCGAAAGCGTATGCTCCGGCCCCGGAATCGGCAATATCTATCGTTTTCTCAGAGAAAGAAAAATCTGCATTGAGCCGCAGCGGTTGAAAGAGGCCATCGAGAAGTCCGCCGATCAGGCCGGAACGATCGCCCAAAACGCCCTGTCCGAAGGCCAAGCCGAGGCCATAGCCACCCAAACCCTGGACCTGTTCTCTGCCATCCTCGGCGCCGAAGCCGGAAACCTGGCCTTGACGCTGGCTGCCAGGAACGGCGTGTATATCGGCGGCGGGATCGCGCCCCAAATTCTCCCCTTCCTTCAAAAGGATCTCTTCATGCAATCCTTTCTGAACAAGGGGCCGTTGTCCCGCTTTGTCGCCGATATCCCCGTTTGCGTCATCTGCAAGCCGGAGGCGAACCTTTACGGGCTGGCCAATTTCGCCAGAAAAAGCCAGCAGGCTCGATAA
- the ablB gene encoding putative beta-lysine N-acetyltransferase has protein sequence MTQDRIQTIGHSRIKYGPLSDRVYLMRLGDGQAPLVIDAMQSLARAEGYTKLIAKIPDKSAAAFTDAGFEMEARIPDFYADGDAALFMSRFRSEDRRGPSDAERIRKVLEAALRRADAGIKRPLPDDCELTLMNPDHALPMANLYGRVFESYPFPIFDPAYIRRTMEENFRYFGIFRNASLIALASAERSESGVEMTDFATASAYRRASLAAHLLAAMEADARQNGVKTAFTIARAVSYGINIMFARCGYTFAGTLVNNTNISGRVQSMNIWYKPLASSNGTVSDNPSGNSSRHSP, from the coding sequence ATGACCCAAGATCGTATCCAGACAATCGGCCACTCCCGGATCAAATACGGACCGCTGTCCGACCGGGTTTACCTCATGCGTCTGGGTGACGGGCAAGCCCCGTTGGTGATCGATGCCATGCAGTCGCTGGCGCGGGCCGAAGGCTACACCAAGCTGATCGCAAAAATACCGGACAAAAGTGCTGCTGCGTTTACGGACGCAGGATTTGAAATGGAAGCCCGCATTCCGGACTTCTACGCTGACGGAGACGCGGCCCTGTTCATGTCCCGTTTCAGGAGTGAAGACAGGCGCGGGCCCAGTGACGCCGAGCGCATCCGGAAAGTGCTGGAGGCGGCCTTGCGACGGGCAGACGCAGGCATCAAACGGCCGCTGCCGGACGACTGCGAACTGACGCTTATGAACCCGGATCACGCTTTGCCAATGGCGAACCTTTACGGCCGGGTATTCGAAAGCTACCCGTTCCCGATTTTCGATCCGGCCTACATCCGACGCACCATGGAAGAAAATTTTCGCTACTTCGGTATCTTTCGCAACGCCTCGCTGATCGCGCTGGCATCCGCCGAGCGGAGCGAATCAGGGGTGGAGATGACCGATTTTGCCACAGCCTCCGCATATCGGCGGGCCAGCCTGGCCGCCCACCTTCTGGCCGCCATGGAGGCCGATGCCCGGCAAAACGGCGTAAAGACGGCCTTTACCATCGCACGCGCCGTTTCCTACGGTATCAATATCATGTTCGCCCGCTGCGGATACACCTTTGCCGGAACCCTGGTCAACAATACCAATATCTCCGGTCGAGTGCAGAGCATGAACATCTGGTATAAGCCCCTTGCATCGTCCAACGGCACCGTTTCAGATAATCCGAGCGGGAATTCAAGTCGCCATTCTCCGTAA
- a CDS encoding HD domain-containing phosphohydrolase: MKPSRHLILIVDDNPTNIDLLVNTLKDSYRLGIAKNGAKALQYAAKNIPDLVLLDIMMPEMDGYEVCRRLKDDPKTASVPLIFITAMTETVNKTKGFELGAVDYITKPFHAAEVLARIRTHLSIEEMRAQLASQNEILERQVAKKTTEIRDMLEASIHSMALMVEVRDPYTAGHQQRVSRLASAIARKLGHPEDTIEGIRIAGLLHDIGKIRIPVSILSRAGELLPAEYEMLKIHSQTSFDLLKDIPFPWPVAQVALQHHERLDGSGYPQGLSGDAILPEAKILTVADVTEANSSFRPYRPANGIGYALEKLAINKGKQYDADAVEACQELFASGEFSFNAKC; encoded by the coding sequence ATGAAACCTTCGCGCCATCTCATTCTGATTGTGGATGACAACCCGACCAACATCGATCTGCTGGTCAATACGCTGAAAGACAGCTACCGGCTGGGCATTGCCAAAAATGGCGCCAAAGCCCTGCAATACGCGGCCAAAAATATTCCGGATCTCGTGCTGCTGGATATCATGATGCCGGAAATGGACGGTTATGAAGTGTGCCGCCGCCTTAAAGACGATCCGAAAACGGCATCTGTTCCGTTGATCTTTATCACGGCCATGACCGAAACCGTGAACAAAACCAAGGGGTTCGAACTGGGCGCGGTGGATTACATCACCAAGCCGTTTCATGCCGCCGAAGTCCTGGCCAGGATTCGGACGCATCTGTCCATCGAAGAGATGCGCGCGCAGCTCGCTTCCCAGAACGAGATCCTCGAAAGGCAGGTGGCCAAAAAGACGACCGAAATCCGGGACATGCTCGAGGCCAGCATTCACAGCATGGCGCTGATGGTGGAAGTTCGGGATCCCTATACCGCCGGGCACCAGCAGCGGGTTTCCCGGCTGGCCAGCGCCATTGCCCGCAAACTGGGGCACCCGGAGGATACCATCGAGGGCATCCGCATTGCCGGGCTTTTGCACGATATCGGCAAGATCCGGATCCCCGTCTCCATCCTCAGCCGGGCAGGCGAACTGCTGCCGGCCGAATACGAAATGCTCAAAATCCACTCCCAGACCAGTTTCGATCTTCTCAAGGACATCCCTTTCCCGTGGCCCGTCGCCCAGGTGGCCCTGCAGCACCACGAACGGCTGGACGGCTCCGGGTATCCTCAAGGACTTAGCGGGGATGCGATCCTGCCCGAGGCGAAAATACTGACGGTGGCCGATGTTACCGAAGCCAACAGCTCCTTCCGGCCATATCGACCGGCCAACGGGATCGGGTACGCCCTGGAAAAATTGGCCATAAATAAAGGCAAGCAGTACGATGCCGATGCCGTCGAGGCCTGCCAGGAACTGTTCGCCAGCGGAGAATTCTCATTCAATGCCAAATGTTGA
- a CDS encoding response regulator, whose translation MRNEKESGMIRRTAMLMAAVLLGIALHAGSSRAAGNGSPLKIGVLAIRGPEQCLKSWTPTAAYLTRQIPGQRFVIVPLTHDQVYPAVETGAVDFILVNSAFYVGVEHWYRANRIVTLKERRANGVYTRYGGVIFCRRDHSDIRELADLKGKSFMAVSESSLGGWLMAWREFQENGIDPFRDFNPMRFNETHDDVVFSVRDRLVDAGTVRTNTLEELSAEGKIDLDDFYVFAPLHPAEKDRPYLCTTREYPDWPMAKVRHTPDDLAEKVAVALMQMPADAKAARVAGCAGWTIPLNYQPVHDCLRALKVGPYEDLGKISFRDVLETYGPWIIFTCAAFCILAAFTGVVLKLNRRIRTSNERLKVEMDLRRQRDRELQSAKNVAEDATRAKSEFLANMSHEIRTPMNGVIAATELALSEEVTPKIAHYLKIVQSSAYSLLGIINDILDFSKIEAGKMELKSRTFRLNEVFDRVIELFVNKAREKEIELLVDIDPESPKILIGDPLRLQQILTNLVSNAIKFTDSGGVILLRVKPGESPPEDTADGQQVVLAFSVKDTGTGIDPAYIDMLFEPFSQADTSSTRKYEGTGLGLSICKQLVTLMAGDIGVTSEPGVGSTFSFTVRMQRPSATPTVRPQIPPDILGLNVLVVDDMADSRTIMRNMLSSLGFRVETLSSGSEALSRLTDNPLRNNPIELIMMDWKMPEMDGFEVSRKIRQEMKLTLPIIMMTAFGKEEQRIAAEESGINGFLLKPIYPSTLFDAIMDAFGKSGLKTDERIKHFTTRASIYRKPLKGARILVAEDNPTNQQVAQAILEGAGIVVTIVGDGEEAVEAVRAHTFDAVLMDIQMPRMNGYEATRLIRNLPEGKTIPVVAMTAHAMKGDEEKCLEAGMDGYISKPVNQDRLFHTLWRLLRARGRLPDIHAGNGGGVENETGPATAEAAPAPVSSPSTVGRRLPDRLPGIDIRETLAALDIDGDTLTRILHGFLDNNRQTADRLRQALAAGDMTTVAHLAHALKGSAANIGANELSSAARALEMACKEDLSAEERSSRLGDRIENLAAALEPVLRSIQSLRPTVCDTTAAPAAAQVDGSFDSLLSRLADAIDRADPEQVMAIMPLVRQQAAGQPIDSARIDTLEAQVNRYDYDQALETIKKICDPSQGVP comes from the coding sequence ATGCGAAATGAAAAAGAAAGCGGGATGATCCGTCGGACGGCCATGCTGATGGCCGCGGTATTGTTGGGCATCGCCTTGCATGCGGGTTCGTCCCGGGCCGCCGGGAACGGGTCGCCGCTGAAAATCGGCGTGCTGGCCATTCGGGGGCCGGAGCAGTGCCTGAAAAGCTGGACGCCCACGGCGGCCTATCTCACCCGGCAGATTCCCGGGCAGCGCTTCGTCATCGTCCCGCTGACCCACGATCAGGTCTATCCGGCCGTGGAAACGGGGGCCGTCGATTTCATTCTGGTCAATTCGGCGTTTTATGTGGGCGTTGAGCACTGGTACCGGGCCAACCGCATCGTGACCCTCAAGGAACGGCGCGCCAACGGGGTTTACACCCGCTACGGCGGGGTCATCTTCTGTCGCAGGGACCACAGCGACATCCGCGAACTGGCGGACCTGAAAGGCAAGTCCTTCATGGCGGTTTCCGAATCCTCGCTGGGCGGGTGGCTCATGGCCTGGCGGGAATTTCAGGAAAACGGCATCGATCCGTTTCGCGACTTCAATCCCATGCGCTTCAACGAAACCCACGACGATGTGGTCTTTTCGGTGAGGGACCGGCTGGTCGATGCGGGTACGGTGAGAACCAATACGCTGGAAGAACTCAGCGCGGAAGGCAAGATCGACCTCGACGATTTCTATGTCTTTGCCCCCCTGCACCCGGCGGAAAAGGACAGGCCCTATCTGTGCACCACCCGCGAATATCCCGACTGGCCCATGGCCAAGGTCAGGCACACGCCCGACGACCTGGCCGAGAAAGTGGCCGTAGCCCTGATGCAGATGCCGGCCGACGCGAAGGCAGCCCGGGTGGCCGGCTGCGCCGGCTGGACCATCCCGCTGAACTACCAGCCGGTCCACGACTGTTTAAGGGCCCTTAAGGTCGGCCCCTACGAGGACCTGGGGAAAATCTCTTTCAGGGACGTGCTGGAAACCTACGGTCCGTGGATCATCTTTACCTGTGCCGCTTTTTGCATCCTGGCGGCGTTCACCGGCGTAGTTCTGAAACTCAATCGCCGGATACGGACATCCAACGAACGCCTGAAAGTGGAAATGGATCTCCGCCGCCAGCGGGACCGGGAATTGCAAAGCGCCAAGAACGTGGCCGAGGACGCAACCCGGGCGAAAAGCGAATTTCTGGCCAACATGAGCCATGAAATCCGCACCCCCATGAACGGCGTCATTGCCGCCACGGAACTGGCCTTGAGCGAGGAGGTAACGCCCAAAATCGCCCACTACCTGAAAATCGTACAGAGTTCGGCCTATTCGCTCCTGGGCATTATCAACGACATCCTGGATTTCTCCAAGATCGAGGCCGGCAAGATGGAGCTGAAATCCAGAACTTTCAGGCTGAACGAAGTGTTCGACCGGGTCATCGAGCTGTTCGTCAACAAGGCCCGCGAAAAAGAGATCGAACTGCTGGTGGATATCGATCCGGAATCGCCCAAAATCCTCATTGGAGATCCCTTGCGCCTGCAGCAGATATTGACCAACCTGGTGAGCAATGCCATTAAGTTCACCGATTCGGGCGGAGTGATCCTGCTGCGCGTTAAACCGGGGGAATCGCCGCCGGAAGATACCGCCGACGGTCAGCAGGTGGTGCTGGCCTTTTCCGTAAAGGACACGGGGACCGGCATCGACCCGGCGTACATCGACATGCTTTTCGAGCCTTTCAGCCAGGCCGACACCTCCTCGACGCGCAAATACGAAGGAACCGGCCTGGGGTTGAGCATCTGCAAACAACTGGTCACCCTGATGGCCGGCGACATCGGGGTAACAAGCGAACCAGGCGTAGGCAGCACCTTCTCCTTCACCGTACGGATGCAGCGCCCCTCTGCCACACCCACTGTCCGGCCGCAGATTCCTCCGGACATTCTGGGCCTGAACGTCCTGGTGGTCGACGATATGGCCGACAGCCGGACAATTATGCGCAATATGCTGTCGTCCTTGGGTTTTCGTGTCGAGACCCTTTCGTCCGGATCGGAGGCGTTGAGTCGGTTGACGGACAACCCGTTGCGCAACAATCCCATCGAACTGATCATGATGGACTGGAAAATGCCGGAAATGGACGGCTTCGAAGTGTCCCGAAAAATCCGGCAGGAGATGAAACTGACCCTGCCCATCATCATGATGACGGCCTTCGGAAAAGAGGAGCAGCGTATCGCCGCGGAAGAGTCGGGCATCAACGGCTTTTTGCTCAAGCCCATCTACCCGTCGACGCTATTTGACGCCATCATGGATGCCTTCGGCAAATCGGGATTGAAAACGGACGAGCGGATAAAGCATTTCACGACCCGGGCCTCCATCTACCGTAAGCCGTTGAAAGGCGCCAGGATTCTGGTGGCCGAAGACAACCCCACCAACCAGCAGGTCGCCCAGGCCATCCTGGAAGGCGCCGGTATCGTAGTCACCATTGTGGGCGATGGCGAGGAAGCCGTCGAAGCGGTCCGGGCGCACACCTTCGATGCCGTGCTGATGGACATTCAGATGCCCCGGATGAATGGCTACGAGGCCACCCGGCTGATCCGGAACCTTCCGGAAGGAAAGACGATTCCGGTCGTCGCCATGACGGCCCATGCCATGAAGGGCGACGAGGAGAAGTGCCTGGAGGCCGGAATGGACGGCTATATCTCCAAACCGGTCAATCAGGACCGCCTGTTTCATACGCTCTGGCGGCTGTTGCGCGCCAGGGGCCGCCTGCCGGACATCCATGCCGGCAATGGGGGGGGCGTCGAAAATGAAACCGGGCCCGCAACGGCTGAGGCGGCACCGGCGCCCGTTTCCTCCCCATCCACCGTCGGCCGGCGCCTGCCGGACCGTCTGCCGGGGATCGACATCCGGGAAACCCTGGCGGCGCTGGATATCGACGGCGACACGCTGACCCGAATCCTGCACGGTTTTCTGGATAACAACCGCCAGACGGCGGATCGACTCCGCCAGGCCCTGGCCGCCGGTGACATGACCACCGTGGCCCATCTGGCCCATGCGCTCAAGGGAAGTGCGGCCAACATCGGCGCCAATGAATTGAGTTCTGCGGCCCGTGCCCTTGAAATGGCCTGCAAGGAAGACCTGTCCGCGGAAGAGCGATCCAGCCGGTTGGGAGACCGGATCGAAAACCTGGCCGCCGCCCTGGAGCCGGTTCTCCGGTCGATTCAATCGCTGAGACCGACCGTATGCGATACCACCGCGGCACCGGCAGCCGCCCAAGTGGACGGGTCCTTCGATTCGCTGTTGAGTCGTCTGGCCGATGCCATCGACCGGGCCGATCCGGAACAGGTCATGGCCATCATGCCTCTGGTCCGGCAGCAGGCCGCCGGGCAGCCGATCGATTCGGCCAGGATAGATACGCTGGAGGCCCAAGTGAATCGATACGATTACGACCAGGCCCTGGAAACCATCAAAAAGATATGCGATCCATCACAAGGAGTTCCATGA
- a CDS encoding diguanylate cyclase, with protein MTTTDPIYGQKEALVARGKPLLLTAIVALICGIGWVRFLTGPEFAFSLLYLPPIITVTWFFGLFWGIFSALLSTLSILMADLSLIDRFSSPYIPLANESFRLIIFLFMVFIIFRYKKILARHKEMAMMDPLTRIANRRAFFHLAGMEIDRSRRYGHPFSVMVIDVDDFKQINDRFGHDAGDRLLITMVDTIRRHIRGIDIVARFGGDEFVVLLVKTGEEAAAMVAGKLKSRLLSVVAENRWPVTFSIGMATYHSVPENVEETIRAADRLMYQVKHDGKNDIRHAVLKN; from the coding sequence ATGACGACGACCGATCCGATTTACGGACAAAAGGAAGCGCTGGTGGCTCGCGGCAAACCGCTGCTGCTGACCGCCATTGTTGCGCTGATCTGCGGTATCGGATGGGTCCGTTTTCTCACCGGCCCGGAATTCGCCTTTTCGCTGCTGTACCTGCCGCCGATCATCACCGTTACCTGGTTTTTCGGTCTCTTCTGGGGGATCTTCTCGGCCCTGCTCAGCACCCTTTCCATCCTGATGGCCGACCTCTCCCTTATCGATCGATTCTCGAGCCCTTATATTCCCCTGGCCAACGAAAGCTTCCGTCTCATTATCTTTCTGTTTATGGTTTTCATCATCTTCAGATACAAAAAGATCCTGGCGCGACATAAGGAAATGGCCATGATGGATCCGCTGACCCGCATTGCCAACCGGCGGGCATTTTTCCATCTGGCCGGAATGGAGATCGATCGTTCGCGCCGGTACGGCCATCCCTTTTCGGTCATGGTGATCGACGTCGACGACTTCAAACAGATCAACGATCGATTCGGCCATGATGCGGGCGACCGTCTGCTGATTACGATGGTGGATACCATCCGGCGGCACATCCGGGGAATCGACATCGTTGCCCGCTTCGGCGGGGACGAATTCGTCGTCCTGCTGGTCAAGACCGGCGAGGAGGCCGCCGCCATGGTCGCCGGGAAACTCAAGAGCAGACTTTTGAGCGTGGTGGCTGAAAACCGCTGGCCGGTGACTTTCAGTATCGGGATGGCGACCTACCACAGCGTCCCCGAAAACGTCGAAGAGACCATCAGGGCCGCGGATCGGCTGATGTACCAGGTCAAGCACGACGGCAAGAACGATATCCGGCATGCGGTATTGAAAAACTGA
- a CDS encoding HDOD domain-containing protein, with protein MNDSQNSTPSLSIGRVPIFDAQRRLWGYELICVGTVPVRPEASSEEDTAASVAASAYIGLQPILKQGRKVMLNFDEMGIVDNMPYALPPDNAAVQVAEDLFLNPEIPAILQRLKSDGYLIAVQEFSGAPEFEPLYELADIVGATVAGKKEKEVADLLAAIDARNTDIMARRVDDAAMFELCRQAGADLFEGAFFKKPDTITVRKLTSNATSRLKLLQRIDQPNPNIDDLAETIQSDAAISFRLLSFLNSAAFGLPQKIKSVHHAIRLLGWDRLKNWLRVILLNDMSQAVEAGDLLQLSAQRGKFLELVARSHDYWGFDPESLHLLGLFSLMDTLLNAPMEEVVAFLPIEQPLKNALCGDAGNEYLPLIRLAQCAEEGRWEDADAIVQQLNLDREKVTAAFREALAWTDQLLSQEHGA; from the coding sequence ATGAACGATTCCCAAAATTCCACGCCTTCGCTGTCCATCGGCCGGGTGCCGATTTTCGACGCCCAGCGCCGTCTGTGGGGGTACGAACTCATTTGCGTCGGCACGGTTCCGGTAAGACCGGAGGCATCGTCGGAGGAAGATACGGCCGCCAGCGTGGCGGCCTCGGCTTATATCGGTCTTCAGCCGATTCTTAAACAGGGCCGCAAGGTCATGCTGAATTTCGACGAAATGGGAATCGTGGACAACATGCCCTATGCCCTGCCCCCCGACAACGCCGCCGTTCAGGTGGCCGAGGACCTGTTTCTGAATCCGGAAATCCCGGCGATACTCCAACGCCTCAAATCCGACGGCTATCTGATCGCCGTGCAGGAATTCAGCGGGGCGCCCGAATTCGAACCGCTTTATGAACTGGCGGACATCGTCGGGGCAACCGTGGCAGGCAAGAAAGAAAAAGAAGTCGCCGATCTTTTGGCGGCCATTGACGCCAGGAACACCGACATCATGGCCCGCCGTGTGGATGATGCCGCCATGTTCGAGCTGTGCCGGCAGGCCGGCGCCGACCTCTTTGAAGGCGCCTTTTTTAAAAAACCGGACACCATTACGGTCCGCAAGCTGACCTCCAATGCAACGTCGCGCCTCAAGCTGCTGCAGCGCATCGACCAGCCCAATCCGAATATCGACGACCTTGCTGAAACCATCCAGTCCGACGCGGCCATCAGCTTTCGTCTGCTGTCTTTTTTGAACTCGGCGGCCTTCGGCCTGCCTCAAAAAATCAAATCCGTGCACCACGCCATCCGCCTTCTGGGGTGGGACCGGCTGAAAAACTGGCTGCGCGTGATTCTGCTCAACGATATGAGCCAGGCGGTCGAAGCCGGCGATCTGCTCCAGCTTTCGGCCCAGCGGGGCAAGTTTCTGGAACTGGTGGCCCGCAGCCATGATTATTGGGGCTTCGATCCGGAAAGCCTGCATCTGCTGGGGTTGTTCTCCCTGATGGACACCCTGCTCAACGCGCCCATGGAAGAAGTCGTCGCCTTCCTGCCCATCGAGCAGCCGCTCAAAAACGCCCTGTGCGGGGATGCCGGCAACGAGTACCTGCCCCTGATCCGGCTGGCCCAATGCGCCGAGGAAGGCCGGTGGGAAGATGCCGATGCCATTGTTCAGCAGCTCAACCTGGACCGGGAAAAAGTGACCGCCGCCTTCAGGGAAGCGCTGGCCTGGACCGATCAACTGCTATCTCAGGAACACGGGGCCTGA